One Longimicrobium terrae DNA segment encodes these proteins:
- the glpK gene encoding glycerol kinase GlpK — protein MILSIDQGTTGTTCLVLDREGRVQGRAYSEFTQHFPRPGWVEHDAREIWTVTKRVAHVAAAHSGAGLEGITGIGITNQRETIVVWDRETGEPIHNALVWQDGRTAEACRALRDAGHQDAVRARTGLVIDPYFSGTKLSWLLDHVPGARRRAEAGELAAGTIDSWLVWNLTGGRLHLTDPTNASRTLLYGLESGAWDAEMLSLFGVPAAVLPEIRASSEVYGTTDGDAFGIELPVAGIAGDQQSALYGHGCCTAGEGKNTYGTGAFLLVHTGDRPVPSRHGLLTTAACGPRGERAFALEGSIFIAGAAVQWLRDGLGIVDDAAQTGELAASLASNDGVFFVPAFTGLGAPHWEPEARGTLLGLTRGTTRAHLVRAALEAMAFSTRDVVQAMEADAGVTLPALRVDGGAAANDWMMQFQADVLGIPVRRPAMVEMTARGAAGLAGLATGFWPSPEAFQEARPAESEFVPAADEGGRAALLAGWRRALAAARAWAGYSE, from the coding sequence ATGATCCTCTCCATCGACCAGGGTACCACCGGCACCACCTGCCTCGTGCTGGACCGGGAGGGCCGGGTGCAGGGGCGCGCGTACAGCGAGTTTACGCAGCACTTTCCGCGGCCGGGGTGGGTGGAGCACGACGCGCGCGAGATCTGGACGGTGACGAAGCGCGTGGCGCACGTGGCCGCGGCGCACTCCGGCGCGGGTCTGGAGGGGATCACCGGCATCGGCATCACCAACCAGCGCGAGACCATCGTCGTCTGGGACCGCGAGACGGGCGAGCCCATCCACAACGCGCTGGTCTGGCAGGACGGGCGCACGGCGGAGGCCTGCCGCGCGCTGCGGGATGCCGGGCACCAGGACGCCGTCCGCGCCCGCACCGGGCTGGTCATCGACCCGTACTTCAGCGGCACCAAGCTGTCGTGGCTGCTGGACCACGTGCCCGGCGCGCGCCGTCGCGCCGAGGCGGGCGAGCTGGCGGCGGGGACGATCGACAGCTGGCTGGTCTGGAACCTTACAGGCGGCCGGCTGCACCTGACCGACCCCACCAACGCCTCGCGCACGCTGCTGTACGGGCTGGAATCCGGCGCGTGGGATGCGGAGATGCTGTCGCTGTTCGGCGTGCCCGCGGCGGTGCTCCCCGAGATCCGCGCCAGCTCCGAGGTCTACGGAACGACGGACGGGGACGCGTTCGGAATCGAACTTCCCGTGGCGGGAATCGCGGGGGATCAGCAGTCCGCGCTGTACGGCCATGGATGCTGCACGGCGGGGGAGGGAAAGAACACGTACGGAACGGGTGCCTTTCTGCTCGTGCACACGGGCGACCGGCCCGTCCCTTCGCGCCACGGGCTGCTCACCACGGCGGCGTGCGGGCCGCGCGGGGAGCGGGCGTTCGCGCTGGAGGGCTCCATCTTCATCGCCGGGGCGGCGGTGCAGTGGCTGCGTGACGGCTTGGGGATCGTGGACGACGCCGCGCAGACGGGCGAACTGGCGGCCTCGCTGGCCAGCAACGACGGCGTCTTTTTCGTCCCCGCCTTCACCGGGCTGGGCGCGCCCCACTGGGAGCCCGAGGCGCGCGGCACGCTGCTGGGGCTGACGCGCGGCACCACGCGGGCGCATCTGGTGCGCGCCGCGCTGGAGGCGATGGCGTTCTCCACCCGCGATGTGGTGCAGGCGATGGAAGCCGATGCGGGCGTAACACTTCCCGCGCTGCGCGTGGACGGCGGCGCGGCGGCCAACGACTGGATGATGCAGTTTCAGGCGGACGTGCTGGGCATTCCCGTCCGCCGTCCGGCGATGGTGGAGATGACGGCCCGTGGCGCGGCCGGGCTGGCGGGGCTGGCGACGGGCTTCTGGCCGTCCCCCGAAGCGTTCCAGGAGGCCCGGCCCGCGGAGTCGGAGTTCGTCCCCGCGGCCGACGAGGGCGGGCGCGCGGCGCTGCTGGCCGGCTGGCGGCGCGCGCTGGCCGCCGCCCGCGCGTGGGCCGGGTATTCCGAATGA
- a CDS encoding Lrp/AsnC family transcriptional regulator, producing MSEAFRAAEAGTVPVETTDPVNARILEVSEDRITGFQAEPFAEISRLSGVDLPTVLERIRAMLAAGVIRRVRQTMLATNLAPGALVAWQVDAEQLDSAFNYMFQQDPFSGHVVIRSTDAETPGSKYRLWTTLKVPQGFSLRKHAEYLRDKVGAHSFRLMPANAVFTLGVGHVRRRGMEPGARSEELGRVQNTAVVELSDLEWQVLGPLKREFGLEEIVDHPWEARAAEAGVPLEEFLAVARGLNERGVVGRFSTFLEHVKPSAAGTRVTRYNALFHWRVPVGREMEAGREVGRHYIMTHAYWREGGPEFAGVNIMGVAHGTEKELVLAHKAAIDEHLREAGIDVDYTNVFWGGRSEIKPSEILPSAYLEWCAREGVDPAAMHAE from the coding sequence ATGAGTGAAGCCTTTCGTGCGGCGGAGGCGGGAACGGTGCCGGTTGAGACCACCGATCCCGTCAACGCGCGCATTCTTGAAGTTTCCGAAGACCGCATCACCGGCTTTCAGGCCGAACCGTTCGCGGAAATCAGCCGGCTTTCCGGCGTGGACCTGCCCACGGTGCTGGAGCGCATTCGCGCCATGCTGGCCGCGGGCGTCATTCGCCGCGTGCGGCAGACCATGCTGGCCACCAACCTGGCTCCGGGGGCGCTGGTGGCGTGGCAGGTGGATGCGGAACAGCTGGATTCGGCCTTCAACTACATGTTTCAGCAGGATCCCTTTTCCGGCCACGTGGTGATCCGCTCCACCGACGCCGAGACGCCGGGGAGCAAGTACCGGCTGTGGACCACGCTCAAGGTTCCGCAGGGCTTTTCGCTGCGCAAGCACGCGGAGTACCTGCGCGACAAGGTGGGCGCGCACTCGTTCCGGCTCATGCCCGCCAACGCCGTCTTCACCCTGGGCGTGGGCCACGTGCGGCGCCGCGGCATGGAGCCTGGCGCCCGCAGCGAGGAACTGGGCCGCGTGCAGAACACGGCCGTGGTGGAGCTCAGCGACCTGGAGTGGCAGGTGCTGGGGCCGCTGAAGCGCGAGTTCGGCCTCGAGGAGATCGTGGATCACCCGTGGGAGGCGCGCGCGGCCGAGGCGGGCGTGCCGCTGGAGGAGTTCCTGGCCGTGGCGCGCGGGCTGAACGAGCGCGGGGTCGTGGGCCGCTTCAGCACCTTTCTGGAGCACGTCAAGCCGTCCGCGGCGGGCACGCGGGTGACGCGCTACAACGCGCTCTTCCACTGGCGGGTTCCGGTAGGGCGCGAGATGGAAGCCGGCCGCGAGGTGGGCCGCCACTACATCATGACCCATGCGTACTGGCGCGAGGGCGGGCCGGAGTTCGCCGGCGTGAACATCATGGGCGTGGCGCACGGGACGGAAAAGGAACTGGTGCTGGCCCACAAGGCCGCCATCGACGAGCACCTGCGCGAAGCCGGGATCGACGTGGACTACACCAACGTGTTCTGGGGCGGCCGCAGCGAAATCAAGCCGTCGGAGATCCTGCCGTCCGCGTACCTGGAATGGTGCGCGCGCGAGGGCGTGGACCCGGCCGCCATGCACGCGGAGTGA
- a CDS encoding acyltransferase, with product MPRYPLRKLDPAAEATTLYQEWLDEIRTALERGDDRWELCRRTLTGIFYPHLADVDPSTLPLSARAALAQMDARNVTLEPEYYAEVDQEQFYARKPLLWMWQMFDRSPLGGNVHLGVLFRRTLAPFLFKRVGRNFKCFHFVEFSYGYNMEVGDDVVVHRNVLLDDRGGIELGNGVSISDFANIYSHTHSIVDQVDVSNLKTVIDDGVRITYHATVLAGTHVGKDAMVGAMAVATKDVRPYHVNVGIPAKSVRVKPNAPPEAYKLTLRRGDEPEAPAGGVAGEG from the coding sequence ATGCCCCGCTATCCTCTCAGAAAGTTGGACCCCGCGGCCGAGGCCACGACCCTGTACCAGGAGTGGCTGGATGAGATTCGCACCGCGCTCGAGCGCGGCGACGACCGGTGGGAACTGTGCCGCCGCACGCTGACGGGGATCTTCTACCCGCACCTGGCGGATGTGGACCCGTCCACCCTCCCGCTTTCCGCCCGTGCCGCGCTGGCGCAGATGGACGCGCGCAACGTGACGCTGGAGCCGGAATACTACGCCGAGGTGGACCAGGAGCAGTTCTACGCCCGCAAGCCGCTGCTGTGGATGTGGCAGATGTTCGACCGCAGCCCGCTGGGCGGCAACGTGCACCTGGGCGTCCTTTTCCGCCGCACGCTGGCGCCGTTCCTGTTCAAGCGCGTGGGCCGCAACTTCAAGTGCTTTCACTTCGTGGAGTTCAGCTACGGCTACAACATGGAAGTGGGCGACGACGTGGTGGTGCACCGCAACGTGCTGCTGGACGACCGCGGCGGCATCGAGCTGGGCAACGGCGTCAGCATCAGCGACTTCGCCAACATCTACAGCCACACGCACAGCATCGTGGACCAGGTGGATGTGTCCAACCTCAAGACGGTGATCGACGACGGGGTGCGCATCACCTATCACGCCACCGTGCTGGCGGGGACGCACGTGGGCAAGGACGCCATGGTGGGCGCGATGGCCGTGGCCACCAAGGACGTGCGCCCGTACCACGTCAACGTGGGCATTCCCGCCAAGTCCGTGCGCGTAAAGCCCAACGCGCCCCCCGAGGCGTACAAGCTCACCCTGCGCCGCGGCGACGAGCCGGAGGCGCCGGCCGGCGGCGTCGCGGGCGAGGGCTGA
- a CDS encoding GNAT family N-acetyltransferase encodes MSHDPFAIRPAIPADLDVVSDLLEAQLREHDIPIARADLEFAVDGVLRVPDRGFILCAEHDGSVVGVSSVSFTWKVERGGAVAWLDDLYVRPELRNAGVGRALLTATVDQAREAGCLALELEVESSHTDAERLYQRHGFEPLPRRRWTRFLR; translated from the coding sequence ATGAGCCACGATCCGTTCGCCATCCGCCCCGCCATCCCCGCGGACCTGGACGTCGTTTCCGACCTGCTGGAGGCGCAGCTTCGCGAGCACGACATCCCCATCGCCCGCGCCGACCTGGAGTTCGCGGTCGATGGCGTGCTGCGTGTGCCGGACCGCGGCTTCATTCTCTGCGCGGAGCACGACGGCTCGGTCGTGGGCGTGTCCTCCGTCTCCTTTACCTGGAAGGTGGAGCGCGGCGGGGCCGTGGCGTGGCTGGACGACCTGTACGTGCGCCCCGAACTGCGCAACGCCGGCGTGGGACGCGCGCTGCTGACTGCGACCGTCGACCAGGCACGCGAGGCGGGATGCCTGGCCCTGGAGCTGGAAGTGGAGTCGTCGCACACGGATGCGGAGCGGCTGTACCAGCGCCACGGCTTTGAGCCGCTCCCGCGCCGCCGCTGGACGCGCTTTCTGCGCTGA
- a CDS encoding phosphatase PAP2 family protein gives MRLLRHIAPLLALAAALPRPAAAQDVWPSRRETVAGAALIGGALLLDRTVASGIPDGGGERWKGVSDIANYGGRPQWSAALLGATWGVARVAGNRPLADAAVHVGAGLAAGGVANGLLKFGTGRTRPSRTDDPFRFHALSSGNNRQSFPSGHAVVAFSLASAVSEEARRPWVTVPAYTAAAVVGWSRVYDDKHWTSDAVAGALVGAAAGRGTVRLLHRRGAGRATVALTPSAIAVHLPIRIP, from the coding sequence ATGCGCCTGCTCCGCCACATCGCCCCGCTGCTGGCCCTCGCCGCCGCCCTGCCCCGCCCCGCGGCCGCGCAGGACGTGTGGCCCTCGCGGCGGGAAACGGTCGCTGGCGCCGCGCTGATCGGCGGCGCGCTGCTGCTGGACCGCACGGTGGCGAGCGGGATTCCGGACGGAGGCGGAGAGCGGTGGAAAGGGGTGTCGGACATCGCCAACTATGGCGGGCGGCCGCAGTGGAGCGCGGCGCTGCTCGGAGCCACGTGGGGTGTGGCGCGCGTGGCGGGAAATCGTCCTCTGGCGGACGCGGCCGTGCACGTGGGCGCGGGGCTGGCGGCGGGCGGCGTGGCGAACGGACTTCTCAAGTTCGGCACCGGGCGCACGCGGCCCAGCCGCACGGACGATCCGTTCCGATTCCACGCTCTCAGCAGCGGCAACAACCGGCAGTCGTTTCCCTCCGGCCACGCCGTCGTCGCGTTTTCCCTCGCGTCCGCCGTGTCGGAAGAGGCGCGGCGGCCGTGGGTGACCGTCCCCGCCTACACCGCCGCCGCTGTAGTGGGGTGGAGCCGCGTGTACGATGACAAGCACTGGACCAGCGACGCCGTCGCCGGGGCGCTGGTGGGCGCGGCGGCCGGCCGCGGCACCGTGCGCCTGCTGCACCGGCGCGGCGCGGGCCGGGCCACGGTCGCCCTCACCCCTTCCGCCATCGCCGTCCATCTACCGATCCGGATTCCATGA
- a CDS encoding DUF1232 domain-containing protein, with amino-acid sequence MSYSDDDQPRRGTAGGDDDLVGPRRGGRARGRFEMDDNQVEERPRRGARGRGAPAPTLPAIVRDIPNFIRLIGGIAIDKRVNAADKAIVLAAVAYFFSPVDLIPEAILPVIGSVEDVYFLMLALARLVHNTDADVLLDHWHGDPDSLEQALTSLDNVSAMIPGPLRMLLGSGR; translated from the coding sequence GTGAGCTACAGCGACGACGATCAGCCCCGCCGCGGCACTGCCGGCGGCGACGACGATCTGGTGGGTCCCCGCCGCGGCGGCAGGGCGCGCGGGCGCTTTGAGATGGACGACAACCAGGTGGAAGAGCGCCCCCGGCGCGGAGCCCGCGGGCGCGGCGCGCCGGCCCCGACGCTTCCCGCCATCGTGCGCGACATCCCCAACTTCATCCGGCTCATCGGCGGCATCGCGATCGACAAGCGGGTGAACGCGGCCGACAAGGCGATCGTGCTGGCGGCCGTGGCGTACTTCTTTTCGCCCGTGGACCTGATCCCCGAGGCGATCCTGCCGGTCATCGGCAGCGTGGAAGACGTGTACTTCCTGATGCTTGCGCTGGCCCGCCTGGTGCACAACACGGACGCTGACGTGCTGCTGGACCACTGGCACGGCGATCCGGACAGCCTGGAGCAGGCGCTGACCTCGCTGGACAACGTGAGCGCAATGATCCCCGGCCCGCTGCGGATGCTGCTGGGCAGCGGCCGCTGA
- a CDS encoding radical SAM protein, whose amino-acid sequence MDAMTLDQKLELLIGLAGDDRDGAPGSTTTLPPRLRHANDSGALRPLNIRDLRVPGKGSVSLMRILMTNACSFNCHYCPMRRDRDMPRTLLKPPELVRIFLEAYHRGWCSGLFITTGIPGRPVKVMDDLIQVLELLREKHRFTGYVHVKMVPGGQPAQIERLTALASRISLNLEAPCGSSLAQIAPEKNLDTSLASLEQARRNVNRERAERRDGKIGDPLHPGGASGMTMQFVVGATPDSDQALLGRVTDLYSRGGIHHAHFSAFRPIRDTPMEHTAETPILRENRLYQADYLLRQYGFGADEVVYDETGNLPLGNDPKTTWALAHPERFPVEIKTASYEELLRVPGIGPGSARRIVNERGATVISGLADLRKMGVATTRASGFLTLNGRAFQSVRWTEQLGLWGPAEDAGTPQRTYSVSPGTFR is encoded by the coding sequence ATGGATGCGATGACGCTGGACCAGAAGCTGGAACTGCTGATCGGGCTGGCCGGGGACGACCGGGACGGCGCGCCGGGGAGCACCACGACCCTGCCGCCGCGGCTTCGCCACGCCAACGATTCCGGCGCGCTGCGCCCGCTCAACATCCGCGATCTGCGCGTGCCGGGCAAAGGCAGCGTGTCGCTCATGCGCATTCTGATGACCAACGCGTGCAGCTTCAACTGCCACTACTGCCCCATGCGCCGCGACCGCGACATGCCGCGTACGCTGCTGAAGCCGCCGGAACTCGTCCGCATCTTTCTGGAGGCGTACCACCGCGGGTGGTGCAGCGGGCTGTTCATCACCACCGGCATTCCCGGCCGGCCGGTAAAAGTGATGGATGACCTGATCCAGGTGCTGGAACTGCTGCGCGAGAAGCACCGGTTCACGGGATACGTGCACGTGAAGATGGTACCCGGCGGGCAGCCCGCACAGATCGAGCGTTTGACCGCGCTAGCCAGCCGCATCTCGCTGAACCTGGAGGCGCCCTGCGGATCATCGCTGGCGCAGATCGCGCCGGAAAAAAACCTGGACACGTCGCTCGCGAGCCTGGAGCAGGCGCGGCGCAACGTGAACCGCGAACGCGCGGAGCGGCGCGACGGCAAGATCGGCGACCCGCTGCACCCGGGCGGCGCGTCGGGAATGACGATGCAGTTCGTCGTGGGCGCCACGCCGGACAGCGACCAGGCGCTGCTGGGGCGCGTGACGGACCTGTACTCGCGCGGCGGAATCCACCATGCGCACTTCAGCGCCTTCCGCCCCATCCGCGACACGCCGATGGAGCACACCGCGGAAACGCCGATTCTGCGTGAGAACCGGCTGTACCAGGCGGACTACCTGCTGCGCCAGTATGGCTTTGGCGCCGACGAGGTGGTGTACGACGAAACGGGAAACCTGCCGCTGGGCAACGATCCCAAGACCACGTGGGCTCTCGCGCACCCGGAGCGCTTTCCGGTGGAGATCAAGACGGCGTCGTATGAGGAACTGCTGCGCGTTCCGGGGATCGGACCCGGGTCCGCGCGGCGGATCGTGAACGAGCGCGGCGCAACCGTGATCAGCGGATTGGCGGACCTGCGCAAGATGGGCGTGGCGACCACGCGGGCGTCGGGGTTTCTGACGCTGAACGGCAGGGCGTTCCAGAGCGTGCGCTGGACGGAGCAGCTGGGCTTGTGGGGCCCGGCGGAGGACGCGGGTACGCCCCAGCGCACCTACAGCGTCAGCCCGGGCACGTTCCGGTAA
- a CDS encoding aldo/keto reductase, translating into MAENKLDAAASGTFRIGGDLEVNRLGFGAMRITGKGIWGPPQDREECIRVLRRTVEVGINLIDTADSYGPFVSEELIAEALHPYPRGLVIATKGGLERPGPDQWTPNGHPKHLRATCEASLKRLKVDVIDLWQLHRIDPEIPAEDQIGTLADLRREGKIRHVGLSEVTVEEIEAARREVPIVTVQNRYNVADREWESVLDYCEKESIGFIPWFPLGVGKLAESGGPLADAARRLETTPSAVALAWLLRRSPVMLPIPGTSKVKHLDENVAASALRLTDEEFQAIADASAPDA; encoded by the coding sequence ATGGCGGAAAACAAGCTGGACGCGGCGGCGAGCGGCACCTTTCGCATTGGCGGAGACCTGGAAGTGAACCGGCTCGGCTTTGGCGCCATGCGGATTACCGGAAAGGGAATCTGGGGCCCGCCGCAGGACCGCGAGGAGTGCATCCGCGTGCTGCGGCGCACGGTGGAAGTGGGGATCAACCTGATCGATACGGCCGATTCGTACGGCCCGTTCGTGAGCGAGGAGCTGATCGCCGAGGCGCTGCATCCGTATCCCCGCGGCTTGGTGATCGCCACCAAGGGCGGGCTGGAGCGTCCCGGGCCGGACCAGTGGACGCCCAACGGCCATCCCAAACACCTCCGCGCCACCTGCGAAGCCAGCCTCAAGCGGCTCAAGGTGGACGTGATCGACCTGTGGCAGCTGCACCGCATCGACCCGGAAATCCCGGCGGAAGACCAGATCGGCACCCTGGCCGACCTGCGCCGCGAGGGCAAGATCCGTCACGTGGGGCTGTCGGAGGTGACGGTGGAGGAGATCGAGGCGGCGCGCCGCGAGGTACCCATCGTGACGGTGCAGAACCGGTACAACGTGGCGGATCGCGAGTGGGAGTCCGTGCTGGACTACTGCGAAAAGGAGTCGATCGGCTTCATCCCCTGGTTTCCGCTGGGGGTCGGCAAGCTGGCGGAAAGCGGTGGGCCGCTGGCTGACGCGGCGCGGCGGCTGGAAACGACGCCCAGTGCCGTGGCCCTCGCGTGGCTGCTGCGCCGCTCGCCGGTGATGCTGCCCATTCCGGGAACGAGCAAGGTGAAGCATCTTGATGAGAACGTGGCCGCTTCCGCGCTGCGGCTGACCGACGAAGAGTTTCAGGCCATCGCCGACGCATCCGCGCCGGACGCCTGA
- a CDS encoding OsmC family protein: protein MAENKDVVIHAGREHYRAEVLAGGKRVVVDEPLEVGGKDAGPTPYDLLLGSIGACTAMTLRMYADRKGWPLESVVVRLRQARKYDADCAECVSAPVGVHQVERELELEGDLTDEQRARLTELADRCPIKQTLERGLHVIAAPEPADAAVS, encoded by the coding sequence GTGGCCGAAAACAAGGACGTCGTCATCCACGCCGGGCGTGAGCACTACCGGGCCGAGGTGCTGGCCGGGGGCAAGCGCGTGGTGGTGGATGAACCGCTGGAGGTGGGCGGTAAGGACGCGGGCCCCACGCCGTACGACCTGCTGCTCGGCTCCATCGGCGCGTGTACGGCCATGACGCTGCGCATGTACGCTGACCGCAAAGGATGGCCGCTGGAGTCCGTGGTCGTGCGGCTGCGGCAGGCGCGCAAGTACGACGCGGACTGTGCGGAGTGCGTGTCCGCACCCGTGGGCGTGCACCAGGTGGAGCGCGAACTGGAGCTGGAGGGCGACCTTACGGACGAGCAGCGCGCGCGCCTGACCGAACTGGCCGACCGCTGCCCCATCAAGCAGACGCTGGAGCGCGGGCTGCACGTGATCGCCGCGCCCGAGCCGGCGGACGCGGCGGTGTCCTGA
- a CDS encoding DUF1801 domain-containing protein, whose protein sequence is MQSTAETVEEYLASLPEERRAVVSAVRDEIVRNLPDGYQETMAWGMISYEVPLSRFSPTYNGRPLGYAALAAQKNAYSLYLLGVYGDAAQEAVLRDGFSAAGKKLDMGKSCVRFKKLDDLPMETIGRLIASTPPERTIELHEAAHGARKRSAAKR, encoded by the coding sequence ATGCAGAGCACCGCGGAAACCGTCGAGGAGTACCTGGCCAGTCTGCCGGAGGAGCGGCGCGCCGTGGTGTCGGCGGTGCGCGACGAGATCGTCCGCAACCTGCCGGACGGCTATCAGGAGACGATGGCGTGGGGGATGATTTCGTACGAGGTCCCGCTCAGCCGTTTTTCCCCGACGTACAACGGGCGGCCGCTGGGGTATGCCGCGCTCGCCGCGCAGAAGAACGCGTATTCGCTCTATCTGCTGGGCGTGTATGGAGATGCGGCGCAGGAAGCCGTTCTGCGCGATGGGTTCAGCGCGGCGGGAAAGAAGCTGGACATGGGCAAGTCATGCGTTCGCTTCAAGAAGCTGGACGACCTGCCGATGGAAACCATCGGTCGACTCATCGCGTCCACCCCGCCGGAGCGGACGATCGAGCTTCACGAGGCGGCGCACGGGGCGAGGAAGCGGTCGGCCGCGAAGCGCTGA
- a CDS encoding DUF4377 domain-containing protein: MKTALRSLLALLAFCVTLGACSSPFESTDVDIVTLEIDSQLVPCMAMIPTTCMRVREDPSDSWGLFYREIEGFTYEPGFIYKVQVEVREIKNPPADGSSAAYRLLRLIEKRPVAASL, translated from the coding sequence ATGAAAACCGCGCTCCGTTCTCTCCTTGCGCTCCTGGCGTTCTGCGTCACTCTGGGCGCCTGTTCGTCGCCGTTCGAATCGACGGACGTGGACATCGTCACCCTCGAGATCGATTCGCAGCTGGTGCCCTGCATGGCCATGATCCCCACCACGTGCATGCGGGTTCGCGAAGATCCGTCGGACAGCTGGGGCCTGTTCTACCGGGAAATCGAAGGATTCACCTACGAGCCCGGGTTCATCTACAAGGTCCAGGTGGAAGTGCGCGAGATCAAGAATCCGCCTGCGGACGGCTCCTCGGCCGCGTACCGGCTTCTTCGCCTGATCGAGAAGCGGCCCGTCGCCGCAAGTCTGTAG
- a CDS encoding carboxypeptidase-like regulatory domain-containing protein, producing MRRTVLLSAALLTACARPAADPAPAPSIASVPRTIRGPKTATVTDTVAVPVVVSSIKSGERDPELATLVGRITDAETGEAVRASIITDNEYEFGDEGGEYRMEYVVPGVSEVTVEMAGYRPQVRTVTLAAGRVDTLNVALRRAAPVRLTLTGTWQVRFKIREPGARRSPPAQRFVEGTLTFNDTLNLVDPERPPERDRYVWTTEGLSEIDFTPFFGSRVASDVSTTVFGSRGGTFEREVVGTVMDGDSVEIGLIPRISHGGVSLSGRARGDSIVGQWVQRAYCCGAHGDFVLRRVR from the coding sequence ATGCGCCGAACCGTGCTCCTGTCCGCCGCGCTTCTGACCGCATGCGCCCGCCCGGCCGCCGATCCCGCACCCGCGCCATCCATCGCGTCCGTGCCACGCACCATCCGCGGTCCCAAGACGGCCACCGTCACGGATACCGTCGCCGTTCCCGTCGTCGTTTCCTCCATCAAGTCGGGCGAGCGGGATCCTGAGCTGGCCACGCTGGTGGGCCGGATTACCGACGCGGAAACGGGAGAGGCCGTGCGGGCCAGCATAATAACGGACAACGAATATGAATTCGGCGACGAGGGTGGCGAATACCGGATGGAGTACGTAGTTCCCGGCGTATCGGAAGTCACCGTCGAGATGGCGGGATACCGTCCCCAGGTGCGCACCGTGACACTTGCCGCCGGCCGTGTGGATACGTTGAATGTCGCCCTGCGCCGTGCCGCGCCCGTGCGCCTCACCCTCACCGGCACGTGGCAGGTGCGGTTCAAGATCAGGGAGCCGGGCGCCCGGCGCTCGCCGCCGGCGCAGCGCTTCGTGGAGGGGACGCTCACTTTCAACGACACGCTGAATCTGGTGGATCCAGAGCGTCCGCCTGAGCGGGACCGGTACGTCTGGACGACCGAAGGGCTGTCGGAGATCGACTTTACCCCGTTCTTCGGCTCGCGGGTCGCGTCGGACGTTTCGACCACGGTTTTCGGATCGAGAGGCGGGACTTTCGAGCGTGAGGTGGTCGGCACCGTCATGGACGGGGACAGCGTGGAGATCGGCCTGATTCCGCGGATCTCGCACGGCGGCGTATCGCTCTCGGGGCGGGCGCGAGGCGACAGCATCGTGGGGCAGTGGGTGCAGCGCGCCTACTGCTGCGGCGCGCATGGGGATTTTGTCCTTCGCCGCGTGCGCTGA
- a CDS encoding amino acid ABC transporter ATP-binding protein produces MNPVLSIHGLHVAHGARQVLRGVDLTVAPGEIVALMGVSGAGKSTVLRCVAALQAFDAGSVQAGGFALRPGPVPRERSLRELRGRVGMVFQAHSLFEHLTALQNVTLAPLHALRWAPARAEAVAMELLGMLGVAGRAGAYPRQLSGGEAQRVAIARALAPDPALLLMDEPTSALDPARRGALGDALSALAAQGRGLLIFTHDTDFAREHAHRVAVLSEGVMVESGAAAEILTRPAHPATRELLRGSAPD; encoded by the coding sequence ATGAACCCTGTCCTTTCCATCCACGGACTGCACGTGGCGCACGGCGCGCGGCAGGTGCTGCGAGGGGTCGACCTGACGGTGGCGCCGGGGGAGATCGTGGCGCTGATGGGCGTGTCCGGCGCGGGAAAATCCACCGTGCTGCGGTGCGTGGCGGCGCTTCAGGCGTTCGATGCGGGATCGGTGCAGGCGGGTGGCTTTGCGCTGCGCCCCGGCCCCGTGCCGCGCGAACGTTCGCTGCGGGAACTGCGCGGCCGCGTGGGGATGGTGTTTCAGGCGCACTCGCTGTTTGAGCACCTGACGGCGCTGCAGAACGTGACGCTGGCGCCCCTGCACGCGCTGCGCTGGGCGCCGGCGCGCGCGGAGGCGGTGGCGATGGAACTGCTGGGGATGCTTGGCGTTGCGGGCCGCGCGGGGGCGTATCCCCGGCAGCTTTCCGGGGGCGAGGCGCAGCGGGTGGCCATTGCGCGGGCCCTGGCGCCGGACCCCGCGCTGCTGCTGATGGACGAGCCCACCTCCGCGCTGGACCCGGCCCGCCGCGGTGCGCTGGGAGACGCGCTGAGCGCCCTGGCCGCGCAGGGGCGCGGCCTGCTCATTTTTACGCACGACACGGACTTCGCGCGGGAGCACGCGCATCGCGTCGCGGTTCTGTCGGAAGGGGTGATGGTGGAAAGCGGCGCCGCGGCGGAGATCCTCACGCGGCCCGCACATCCCGCCACGCGCGAGTTGCTGCGCGGCTCCGCGCCGGACTAG